One window from the genome of Vibrio sp. VB16 encodes:
- a CDS encoding efflux RND transporter permease subunit yields MQNSTYSEGIIGWFARNSVAANLLLIATIVMGILSLSELRKEAFPSLAPDRVTISVNYDSGNPNQAEEGIAIKIEEALESVAGIDVITSTSDASGSRVVVEKLNGYPLDTLFTDIKTNVDAINDFPSDADNPVIEKATRQDHAIWVQLYGDADRATLQDLAEKLKSDLLIQPAIRDLDIKAMADPMIAVELDEAKLQAYGLTLSDISDAINAESSSAITTSLRNNEKVVRLKVSEQAYEQQEFANIRLLTLPDGTHVYLGDIANVQETFEDDTYTLSRYNQQSGMAIEIVMDEYGDITKIVDQANQVVDKWHASNYLPQGVQLTTWYDSSTVIKDRLSLLVKNALSGIALVFIILAVFLNLSVAFWVAAGLPFVFFGTLYFMTDRFTGLTINEMTTFGFIMALGIVVDDAVVVGESIYTTRCEEGDSVESTVRGTLKVAVPTIFGVLTTVAAFVAIANVEGRMGEIYAQFGTVVMICLLLSVVESKLILPSHLAHLNTHRVAGKGIWSRIQQGADTGLQWFSSKIYRRAIGVALEYRYAVLVLFLSLFVLVVGMPLTGKVRVSFFPDIVGDTVRGEISMYDDASFGQTEASLLQLESAVIAADASLVAKYGEQESEILNLQVIAESDDNGTVTVEIDSNSVYQSNELLKEWKRLSGIPEGVKKLSIEAKKSMGDNFKVELKSWNTDTIFAAGEELKAKLQSIDGVSGIDDNMSPGEPQYRFELTEQGRSLGLETSDLASQILRSFGGSTVQKFQRDSDEVKVKVRYPENQRQTLADIMEAHIRTSDGSVVPLSTVAKVYTEYQQSEITRIDNLRAVYITASVDKNIIASNELVQKIKTEVMPDLLAQYSGLTIDFSGEAEHQEETTSSMSSVFVMALIAIYALLAIPLRSYVQPILIMMAIPFGIVGAILGHVVNDLTISILSLNGVLALSGVVVNDSLLLVSRFNTLVREKNIAVKEAIFEACTGRLRAVLLTSFTTFAGLAPLLGETSVQAQFLIPAAAALGYGIIFATLITLVLIPSLLLINHEISTVCGNLRNKIFYSKKVINEC; encoded by the coding sequence ATGCAAAATTCAACGTATAGTGAAGGCATTATTGGCTGGTTCGCCCGTAATTCAGTGGCGGCAAATTTACTTCTTATTGCAACCATAGTGATGGGTATACTGTCATTAAGTGAGCTTCGTAAGGAAGCCTTTCCTAGCCTAGCCCCAGATCGAGTAACAATATCCGTTAATTATGATAGTGGTAATCCTAATCAGGCTGAGGAAGGAATCGCAATAAAAATTGAGGAAGCGTTGGAAAGCGTAGCGGGTATTGATGTTATAACGTCAACGTCGGACGCAAGTGGTAGTCGGGTCGTCGTCGAGAAATTGAACGGTTACCCGTTGGATACTCTATTCACAGATATCAAAACTAACGTAGATGCGATAAATGATTTTCCATCTGATGCCGATAATCCAGTTATTGAAAAAGCCACTAGGCAGGATCATGCCATTTGGGTTCAACTTTATGGTGATGCCGATAGAGCCACACTTCAAGATCTAGCAGAGAAGTTAAAATCAGATTTGTTAATCCAACCGGCTATTCGTGATCTAGACATTAAAGCCATGGCCGATCCCATGATTGCGGTCGAATTGGACGAAGCCAAGTTACAGGCGTATGGACTCACGTTATCGGATATATCTGATGCGATTAACGCAGAGTCTTCGAGCGCGATAACAACCAGCCTTCGGAATAACGAAAAAGTGGTCAGGCTAAAAGTATCGGAACAGGCTTATGAGCAGCAAGAATTTGCCAATATTCGTCTACTTACCTTACCTGACGGAACTCATGTCTATTTAGGCGATATCGCTAACGTTCAAGAAACGTTTGAAGATGATACCTATACGCTGTCTCGCTATAACCAACAAAGTGGCATGGCGATAGAGATCGTTATGGATGAGTATGGTGATATTACTAAGATCGTCGATCAGGCCAATCAGGTTGTCGATAAATGGCACGCGTCGAACTATCTTCCACAGGGTGTGCAACTGACTACTTGGTATGACTCAAGCACCGTTATCAAAGATCGTCTTAGCCTGTTGGTAAAAAATGCCCTTTCGGGTATTGCTCTGGTTTTCATTATATTGGCCGTTTTCTTAAACCTAAGCGTCGCTTTTTGGGTGGCGGCTGGTTTGCCGTTTGTATTTTTCGGCACGCTATATTTTATGACAGATAGATTTACTGGTTTAACGATCAACGAAATGACCACATTCGGCTTCATCATGGCATTAGGTATTGTCGTCGACGATGCCGTTGTGGTGGGGGAGAGTATTTATACCACCCGGTGTGAAGAAGGAGATAGCGTAGAAAGTACGGTTAGAGGAACGTTAAAAGTGGCAGTACCGACCATTTTTGGTGTTCTAACGACCGTTGCTGCGTTCGTTGCTATCGCGAATGTGGAAGGGCGTATGGGTGAAATTTATGCTCAATTTGGTACGGTTGTGATGATTTGTTTGTTGCTTTCCGTGGTGGAGTCAAAACTGATATTACCTTCACATCTAGCGCATTTAAATACACATCGTGTAGCGGGTAAAGGCATCTGGTCAAGAATTCAACAGGGCGCAGATACAGGGCTTCAATGGTTTAGTAGTAAAATTTACAGAAGAGCGATTGGTGTTGCTCTGGAATATCGTTACGCCGTATTGGTTCTGTTCTTGTCTCTTTTTGTTTTGGTCGTCGGTATGCCACTCACTGGTAAGGTCCGAGTTTCATTCTTCCCAGATATCGTTGGTGATACTGTGCGTGGCGAGATATCCATGTATGACGATGCGAGTTTTGGTCAAACAGAGGCGAGTTTATTACAGCTTGAAAGCGCCGTTATAGCAGCAGATGCAAGCCTTGTTGCCAAATATGGTGAGCAAGAGAGTGAGATCCTCAACCTACAAGTCATCGCTGAGAGTGACGACAATGGTACCGTTACCGTAGAAATTGACAGCAATAGTGTTTATCAGTCAAACGAATTGCTTAAGGAATGGAAAAGATTAAGCGGTATTCCGGAAGGGGTGAAAAAGCTTAGTATTGAAGCTAAAAAGTCGATGGGAGATAACTTTAAAGTTGAACTTAAATCGTGGAATACCGATACTATTTTTGCCGCAGGAGAAGAGCTAAAGGCGAAACTTCAAAGCATTGATGGCGTGAGTGGAATTGATGACAATATGAGCCCAGGAGAGCCTCAATATCGATTTGAGCTTACAGAGCAGGGGCGTTCATTAGGGTTAGAAACATCCGATCTAGCATCGCAAATATTGCGTTCGTTCGGTGGCTCAACCGTTCAGAAATTCCAGCGGGACAGCGATGAAGTTAAGGTAAAGGTTCGCTACCCAGAGAATCAGAGACAGACGTTGGCTGATATCATGGAAGCGCATATTCGAACAAGTGATGGTAGCGTTGTTCCGTTAAGTACGGTTGCGAAGGTTTACACTGAATACCAACAATCAGAGATTACTCGAATTGATAATCTAAGGGCGGTATACATTACGGCAAGTGTCGACAAAAATATTATCGCGTCTAATGAATTAGTGCAAAAAATAAAGACAGAGGTAATGCCTGATTTATTGGCACAGTATTCAGGACTAACGATTGATTTTTCTGGTGAGGCAGAACATCAGGAAGAGACGACCAGTTCCATGAGTAGTGTGTTTGTAATGGCATTAATTGCTATATATGCATTGCTTGCTATTCCATTAAGATCTTATGTTCAACCGATTCTTATTATGATGGCTATCCCTTTCGGTATTGTTGGCGCGATTCTAGGGCATGTTGTGAACGACTTGACCATTAGTATTCTATCTTTAAACGGTGTTCTAGCACTAAGTGGTGTCGTAGTGAATGATAGTCTTCTATTGGTTTCTCGATTTAATACCTTGGTAAGAGAGAAGAATATAGCGGTAAAAGAGGCGATATTTGAGGCCTGTACTGGTCGATTAAGAGCGGTGTTGCTTACCTCGTTTACGACTTTTGCAGGGTTAGCCCCGCTACTTGGTGAAACATCCGTACAAGCACAATTCTTGATCCCAGCCGCTGCGGCTCTTGGCTATGGGATTATTTTTGCGACGTTGATTACTCTGGTGCTTATTCCTTCGCTATTGCTGATTAATCATGAAATAAGTACCGTGTGTGGTAATTTAAGAAATAAGATTTTTTATTCTAAGAAGGTAATTAACGAGTGTTAA
- a CDS encoding response regulator transcription factor encodes MLNLLLVEDDIDLATAVIDYLELEGIQCDHAANGVIGLNLIERNDYHAIILDLNLPLMHGLAVCESMRSKGIDTPVLMLTAMDSLDDKLAGFAKGTDDYLIKPFAMEELIVRARTLARRRSGQATLLSVAGIKLDVEKKTVYREGRELKLSPTAIKILELLLRNSPNPVSRTTITQVIWGDEQPESNSLKVHIFNLRKQLNSAGDNTLIHTIPGFGFSIEETEK; translated from the coding sequence GTGTTAAATTTACTCTTAGTCGAAGATGATATTGATCTTGCGACCGCAGTGATTGATTACCTTGAACTCGAAGGTATTCAGTGTGACCACGCTGCAAATGGCGTGATTGGACTGAACTTAATCGAGAGGAACGATTATCATGCGATTATTCTCGACTTGAACCTACCGTTAATGCATGGGTTGGCGGTATGTGAATCAATGCGTTCGAAAGGGATCGATACACCAGTTCTGATGCTGACTGCGATGGATAGCTTAGATGATAAATTAGCTGGGTTTGCTAAAGGTACGGATGATTATTTGATTAAACCTTTTGCAATGGAGGAGCTCATTGTTCGAGCACGAACATTGGCGAGAAGACGCAGTGGGCAGGCGACGCTGTTGTCCGTCGCAGGTATTAAGCTTGATGTAGAAAAGAAGACGGTATACAGAGAAGGGCGTGAATTAAAACTTTCACCTACAGCGATAAAAATATTGGAGTTGCTGCTACGAAATAGTCCTAATCCGGTGTCTAGAACAACAATCACCCAAGTAATTTGGGGTGATGAACAACCGGAAAGTAATAGCCTTAAAGTTCATATATTCAACTTAAGAAAACAGTTGAACTCTGCTGGAGATAACACGTTAATTCATACTATTCCGGGGTTTGGTTTCTCCATCGAAGAGACTGAGAAATAG
- a CDS encoding sensor histidine kinase — MKIRPSLKIRFIVSMILLASAMAIFFSILTLNYFEQGLDRGQEQTMRDFVHAKGIEEGRSLSVWGYHVSSRWEDMPDNVKVSFENRPPTEAFKLDKQTYGGGIFSPPEEVNLIMKGINKQGEVRYVSKTLLLRESFKGVGEAKLFPHFIWVIIVAVGAIIVFSLVLFVLISKVASPVESLKNWAKSIDGEKLKQPVPDFQYGELNTLADIIKTSLSSVQESLERERQFLTHASHELRTPISVIRTNTELLNKLYEKEQGTPKQFAVVERIDRAGRTMTNLTETLLWLSRDDLNLPQSDKVNLKDMIEELIIELTYLLKNKSVDLEVTTSDYILCIAEMPCRIVLANLIRNAFQHTMVGNITVIQTGGSISVVNSSVQEAAESTDLGFGLGLRLTKKLADRYGWHYTDSFDSATYNAQIELRPR; from the coding sequence ATGAAGATAAGACCAAGCCTTAAGATCCGATTTATTGTCAGCATGATTTTACTTGCTTCGGCAATGGCCATTTTTTTTTCCATTTTAACACTCAATTATTTTGAGCAGGGGTTGGATAGAGGACAAGAACAAACGATGCGTGACTTTGTTCATGCCAAAGGCATTGAAGAAGGTCGATCTCTTAGTGTCTGGGGATATCATGTCTCAAGTCGTTGGGAAGATATGCCAGATAACGTGAAGGTGTCATTTGAAAATCGTCCACCGACAGAAGCATTTAAATTAGATAAACAAACCTACGGCGGAGGAATATTCTCACCACCAGAAGAAGTAAACCTCATAATGAAAGGGATCAATAAGCAGGGAGAAGTTCGTTATGTCTCAAAGACTTTACTTTTAAGAGAGTCGTTTAAGGGGGTAGGTGAGGCAAAGTTATTTCCTCATTTTATCTGGGTTATTATTGTTGCTGTAGGCGCTATCATCGTTTTTTCATTGGTATTGTTTGTTCTTATTAGTAAGGTAGCAAGCCCTGTTGAATCGTTAAAAAACTGGGCGAAGTCTATTGATGGGGAGAAATTAAAACAACCAGTTCCTGATTTTCAATACGGTGAACTAAATACGCTTGCAGATATCATAAAGACCAGTCTCAGTTCAGTTCAGGAAAGCCTTGAAAGAGAGCGACAGTTTTTAACCCATGCCAGCCACGAATTAAGAACCCCTATTTCTGTGATTAGAACCAATACGGAATTGTTGAATAAGTTGTATGAAAAAGAACAGGGAACGCCGAAGCAATTTGCGGTCGTTGAGAGAATAGACCGTGCAGGCCGAACCATGACAAACCTCACTGAAACGCTGCTGTGGTTAAGCCGAGATGATCTGAATTTACCTCAGAGTGACAAGGTCAATCTGAAAGACATGATAGAAGAGCTTATTATAGAGCTGACTTATCTTTTAAAAAATAAATCGGTAGATCTGGAAGTGACAACATCTGATTACATACTTTGTATTGCGGAAATGCCATGCAGAATTGTTCTGGCTAACCTGATTCGTAATGCTTTTCAGCATACCATGGTGGGTAATATTACCGTAATTCAAACAGGAGGTTCTATATCTGTAGTCAATAGCAGCGTCCAGGAAGCCGCTGAGTCAACAGACCTAGGTTTTGGATTAGGTTTGAGACTGACTAAAAAACTGGCCGATAGGTACGGTTGGCATTATACGGATAGTTTTGATTCTGCTACCTATAATGCACAAATAGAATTGCGACCTCGTTGA
- a CDS encoding regulatory protein RecX: MNSAMWHLGQRDMTESELLTKLRIKTDNEVWISETLDKLRGFGYLKSNKAFAEQFAERSFMSEYGSGYIQEKLKKKGIVDDQIRDAIEKVKTDRDICEQSMLNEYVNSYYHEFTLSKERLQGTLKKRGFSYSQVNEAISQHASFSQLKSNLEIKASKADIEKEILKYARKGKGATVIRQELRQRKIDITDFDVILERLVNSEDVDFFSLCLTQLEKKYDDLSSHKERGKAYAMLSRKGFSSEQIQFAFSEMGNHKDSNDD; the protein is encoded by the coding sequence ATGAATTCGGCTATGTGGCATTTAGGGCAACGCGATATGACAGAAAGCGAGTTGCTAACGAAGTTACGCATCAAGACCGATAACGAAGTTTGGATCTCTGAGACTCTTGATAAGCTTCGTGGATTCGGCTATCTGAAATCCAATAAAGCATTCGCAGAGCAGTTCGCGGAACGGTCTTTTATGAGTGAATATGGTAGTGGTTATATACAAGAGAAACTCAAGAAAAAAGGGATCGTAGACGATCAGATTCGAGACGCTATTGAAAAGGTTAAAACCGATAGGGATATCTGTGAGCAGTCCATGCTTAATGAGTATGTAAACAGCTATTATCATGAATTTACGCTGAGTAAAGAACGGCTTCAAGGGACGTTAAAAAAGAGAGGCTTTAGTTATTCACAGGTTAATGAAGCGATCAGTCAGCACGCGTCATTTTCACAACTAAAATCGAACCTCGAAATCAAAGCGTCTAAAGCCGATATTGAAAAAGAAATATTGAAATATGCACGAAAAGGTAAAGGGGCGACCGTTATTCGACAGGAGCTACGTCAACGAAAAATCGATATTACCGATTTTGATGTGATCCTCGAAAGATTGGTTAACTCAGAGGATGTGGATTTTTTCTCATTGTGCTTAACACAGCTAGAAAAAAAATACGACGATTTAAGTAGCCACAAGGAGCGTGGTAAAGCCTACGCCATGCTGAGTCGCAAAGGATTCTCATCAGAGCAAATACAGTTTGCTTTTAGTGAGATGGGTAATCATAAAGACAGTAATGATGATTAA
- a CDS encoding fimbria/pilus outer membrane usher protein, whose product MSLLRVSDSVIGEAQLIITADDEILLPKNDTLLILKGLISEETTNQLSDLNQSDKLSQKDFRSVGLDLTFDFSTLESVISIPTEMLQTQQLSFEGAGDYGNYLEPSLASGYLNVTLSGSQVVQKDDQSTSETSFTSSFDSAFNIGRANLEYESEYVSSDIAESYYLREGTRFNMDFPSQGTRLVLGDMYNSGAAFQDGVDLLGIGITRDFTLIPTRNVRPRATQSFTLQRTSNVDVVLDGIVVQRLTLNAGSYNLNDIPLAQGNNDVELIITDSSGQEERLQFSVATGNDLLDSGEFEYSIAYGLPSEINGDEIDYFTDQQLFHGYIEAGVTPWLTLGINGQAREELYQYGGSILFATELGTTELWASSSHHSDIGGGEAFRFAFDASFDSDNEYNPDFSLIYDYQTENFSGVRDFDSLTTPLNTVEHYVSLFSSMDISFRMRAALSLSYSSGSEESDNYTVVGPSFSGPLFATPASWSTRFNYQMNEYEDDEFYTTLTLSWPLSKATRVVARYQSDTDYAAVEASYREGIGNTGGISAYASVGRERDTDADIDAGVDYTANRMSVSASHNTRYDDTDLETQTHNSQIELSSAIAFSGTSVAIGRKVGEAFAVVTKHPSLAENNVAIDPIRNTEYARVISRSTSNVLIPDLVAYNPQLIGFDVEDLPPGYDLGDGAFSLYPGYKRGYKLQVGSDSVLTVMGNVIEKKTGKPISLIVGEAIYLGKTDGKNDPVEFFTNRKGRFAISGLRPGKYRLDLFLKDTKSIEITLPKESDVLIRLGDLYVE is encoded by the coding sequence ATGTCACTGCTAAGAGTGAGTGATAGCGTCATCGGTGAAGCGCAGCTCATCATCACTGCTGATGATGAAATATTACTGCCTAAAAACGATACTCTACTTATATTAAAAGGTCTCATTTCAGAAGAAACCACCAACCAACTATCTGATCTAAACCAAAGTGATAAACTATCTCAAAAAGACTTTAGAAGCGTGGGACTCGACCTGACATTTGATTTTTCAACGCTAGAAAGTGTCATATCTATACCTACTGAAATGCTACAAACACAGCAATTGTCTTTTGAAGGTGCAGGTGACTATGGTAACTATTTGGAACCTTCATTGGCCAGTGGTTATCTCAATGTCACTCTCTCTGGCTCGCAGGTGGTTCAGAAAGATGATCAGTCGACGAGTGAAACCAGTTTTACGAGTAGTTTTGACTCAGCATTCAATATAGGCAGAGCTAACCTAGAATACGAATCAGAATATGTCAGTTCCGATATCGCTGAATCTTATTATCTTAGAGAAGGTACCAGATTCAATATGGACTTCCCTTCTCAGGGGACACGTCTTGTTTTGGGTGATATGTATAATTCTGGCGCCGCTTTTCAGGACGGCGTTGACCTTTTGGGTATCGGTATAACAAGAGATTTCACGCTTATTCCAACAAGAAATGTTCGGCCAAGAGCAACACAAAGCTTCACGCTACAACGTACGTCAAATGTAGACGTAGTGCTTGATGGTATCGTCGTACAGCGACTGACCTTGAATGCCGGGAGCTATAATTTAAACGATATTCCACTCGCTCAAGGCAACAATGATGTCGAATTAATTATTACTGACTCAAGCGGTCAGGAAGAACGACTTCAGTTTTCTGTTGCTACCGGTAATGACCTTCTTGATAGCGGCGAATTCGAATACAGCATTGCCTATGGTTTACCCAGTGAGATAAACGGGGACGAAATAGATTACTTTACAGACCAACAACTATTCCATGGTTACATAGAAGCAGGCGTGACACCGTGGTTGACTCTGGGTATTAATGGGCAAGCTCGTGAAGAATTATATCAATACGGCGGTTCGATTCTGTTTGCTACTGAACTTGGAACCACTGAGCTATGGGCATCAAGTAGCCATCATTCTGATATTGGAGGAGGGGAAGCTTTTCGCTTCGCATTCGATGCAAGTTTTGACAGTGATAATGAATATAATCCTGACTTCAGTCTTATTTATGATTATCAGACTGAAAATTTCTCTGGTGTTAGGGACTTCGATTCGTTGACGACACCACTAAATACTGTTGAACATTATGTCTCTCTTTTCAGCTCGATGGATATCAGCTTCCGGATGCGGGCAGCGTTGTCCTTATCTTATAGCTCCGGCTCTGAAGAGAGCGACAATTATACCGTTGTCGGTCCGAGCTTTTCCGGTCCTCTTTTCGCGACACCTGCGTCATGGAGCACCCGATTTAACTATCAAATGAACGAATATGAAGACGATGAGTTTTACACGACTCTTACGTTGAGTTGGCCACTTAGCAAAGCAACCAGAGTGGTTGCCCGTTACCAGAGCGATACTGATTATGCGGCTGTCGAAGCAAGTTACCGGGAAGGCATAGGTAATACTGGTGGAATATCTGCATATGCCTCAGTGGGAAGAGAACGAGATACAGATGCAGATATCGATGCAGGGGTAGATTATACCGCCAATCGAATGTCGGTAAGCGCTAGCCATAACACTCGATATGACGACACTGATCTTGAGACCCAGACGCACAATAGCCAAATAGAATTATCAAGTGCGATCGCCTTTTCTGGTACCTCTGTGGCTATTGGACGTAAAGTCGGCGAGGCCTTTGCTGTCGTGACTAAACACCCGAGTTTAGCAGAAAACAATGTGGCAATAGACCCAATAAGAAACACGGAATATGCGAGGGTAATCAGTCGCTCTACCAGTAATGTACTTATACCCGATCTGGTTGCGTATAACCCTCAGTTGATCGGATTTGATGTAGAAGATCTACCGCCAGGCTATGACCTAGGCGACGGTGCGTTCTCTCTTTACCCTGGGTATAAACGAGGATACAAACTGCAAGTTGGTTCAGACTCAGTGTTAACCGTGATGGGTAACGTAATTGAAAAGAAAACAGGTAAGCCGATTTCTCTGATTGTTGGAGAGGCAATATATCTTGGTAAAACTGACGGTAAAAACGACCCAGTAGAGTTTTTTACCAATAGAAAAGGTCGATTCGCCATTTCCGGCTTACGTCCGGGAAAATACCGATTGGATCTTTTTCTAAAAGACACGAAGTCGATAGAAATTACCTTGCCTAAAGAAAGCGATGTATTGATACGCTTGGGAGACTTATATGTGGAATAA